The following proteins are co-located in the Petroclostridium xylanilyticum genome:
- the coaD gene encoding pantetheine-phosphate adenylyltransferase, translating into MKIAVYPGSFDPVTNGHLDIIERSSKVFDKVIVTIMKNSSKSPMFSVEERLEFLRKVTKNLDNVEVDCGSGLLVNYMKQKHARIIIKGLRAVSDFEYEFQMALMNSKLNPEIETLFMTTSSKYSYLSSSVVKEVAILGGCLKELVPDEIIFDIVNKIRKTRG; encoded by the coding sequence ATGAAAATAGCAGTATATCCAGGAAGTTTTGATCCGGTAACAAATGGACATTTAGATATTATCGAAAGAAGTTCCAAGGTATTTGATAAAGTAATCGTAACCATTATGAAAAATAGCAGCAAGTCGCCCATGTTTTCTGTTGAAGAAAGACTGGAATTCCTGAGAAAAGTTACAAAGAATCTAGATAATGTTGAGGTAGATTGTGGTTCAGGATTGTTGGTTAATTATATGAAACAGAAGCATGCCCGGATAATTATAAAAGGGCTTAGAGCTGTTTCTGATTTTGAGTATGAGTTTCAAATGGCCCTAATGAATAGTAAACTAAACCCGGAGATAGAGACACTTTTCATGACGACCAGCAGCAAATATTCCTATTTAAGCTCTAGTGTTGTGAAGGAAGTTGCAATATTAGGAGGATGTTTAAAAGAACTGGTTCCTGATGAAATAATTTTTGATATCGTAAACAAGATTAGAAAAACCAGGGGGTAA
- a CDS encoding ATPase has translation MEVLALIDALEDIVEKGVPIPLSGKSVVDKQEILELIQEIRLKLPDDLKQAKWVKEERQRILLEAQKEANNIIKEAESKIISLIDEHELTKKAYEQASEIIANAQKNAREIRLGTKEYADNILANLERIIQETLDVLHENRQELKK, from the coding sequence ATGGAGGTTTTGGCGTTAATAGATGCTTTAGAAGACATTGTAGAAAAAGGAGTACCTATACCTTTATCAGGAAAAAGCGTTGTAGATAAACAAGAAATTTTAGAATTGATACAGGAGATCCGGCTTAAGCTTCCCGATGATTTGAAACAAGCAAAATGGGTAAAGGAAGAAAGGCAGCGGATATTATTGGAAGCTCAAAAGGAAGCCAATAATATCATAAAAGAAGCTGAGAGTAAAATTATTTCACTAATTGATGAACATGAACTTACAAAAAAGGCTTATGAACAGGCGAGTGAAATTATAGCCAACGCTCAAAAAAATGCTAGAGAAATCCGTTTAGGAACAAAAGAATATGCAGATAATATTTTAGCAAATCTAGAAAGAATTATTCAAGAAACTCTTGATGTTTTGCATGAAAACAGACAAGAATTAAAAAAGTGA